The window AGATTGGCAAGGGAACGTCGATGCGCCGTTCATGCCGGAACTGCGCGGAGTACCGCTGGTTCCGGCCTACGATCAAATGCGCATCAAGCTCGAATACGGCCGAACGGGATTGATGGCCGAGCTGCCAGCCGAGCGCGTCGTTCGCACGCTGCATTACAAAGACGCGCCGCCGCTCCCTGATCCGGCGGCCTCTTTGGACGAAGTTCTTCGTCAACCAAATGGCACGCCGCCCCTGGCCGAGTTAGCCCGCGGCAAGCAATCGTGCTGCATCGCCATTTGCGATATCACGCGGCCTGTTCCTAACGAAATGATCCTGCGGCCGTTGCTGCAAACGCTCGAAGCGACCGGCATCGCGCGCGATCAAATCACCATTCTGGTTGCTACTGGTTTGCACCGCGAAAGTACGCCGGCCGAAATCATCGAAATGGTCGGCAGTGAGATTGCCGCCAGCTATCGCGTTGAGAATCATCACGGCGAAGTGCGCGACGAACACACTTACCTCGGCGACAGCCCCCGCGGCGTGCCGATCTGGATCGACAGTCGCTACCTGGCTGCCGACCTGAAGATCACCATCGGCTTGATCGAGCCGCACTTCATGGCCGGCTACTCAGGCGGCCGCAAGTTGATCTGTCCCGGCCTCGCCGCGCTCGAAACGGTGAAGGTCTGGCACAGCCCGGCATTTCTGGAGCATCCTCGCGCCGAAAGTGGTTCGCTCCTTGGCAATCCGGTGCATGAAGAAAACACTTGGATCGCCCTGCAGGCCGGTTGCGACTTCATCGTCAATGTCGTGATCGACGCTCAAAGGCGGCCGTTGAAATTTGTTGCTGGCGACATGCTCGCGGCGTTCGAAGAAGGTGTCGCGTTCTGCAGCCAGGTCGTCCGCGATTATCTGGCCGAACCGGTCGATATCGTCGTCACCAGCGGCGCGGGTTATCCGCTCGATACCACGTTCTATCAAGCCGTCAAAGGAATGAACGCGGCCCTTTCGATCATCAAGCCCGGCGGCACGATCATTCTGTGCGCGAGCATGAGCGAAGGAATCGGCAGCCCGCCGTTTCAGCGGCTGTTTCGCGAGAACGACACTCTCGAAGGGTTTATGCATCGCATCACGCATGAAGGTTACTTCGTGATGGATCAATGGCAGCTCGAAGAGCTCGCCAAGGTCCGCCGCAAGGCTCGGGTGAAAGTCATTACCGACGGTCTGTCGGCGGAAGTGCTGCACGGGCTGTTCGTCGAATCGGCTCCGTCGATTGAACAAGCCGTGGCCGATTCTCTGGCTGAGTATGGCCCGGCTGCCAAAGTTGCGGTCATTCCCAAGGGGCCTTACGTTCTCGCCCAACTGGCTTAGGTTGCCGCGTTAGCGGGGCCGTCGCGGCCCCATCGGCACATCCCAGAATTCAAAGATCGTAAATGGTCGCATGGACTCGATTTGCGTTGGACTTCCCGGCCGCGTGTAATCCCAGGCT is drawn from Anatilimnocola floriformis and contains these coding sequences:
- the larA gene encoding nickel-dependent lactate racemase, which translates into the protein MPELRGVPLVPAYDQMRIKLEYGRTGLMAELPAERVVRTLHYKDAPPLPDPAASLDEVLRQPNGTPPLAELARGKQSCCIAICDITRPVPNEMILRPLLQTLEATGIARDQITILVATGLHRESTPAEIIEMVGSEIAASYRVENHHGEVRDEHTYLGDSPRGVPIWIDSRYLAADLKITIGLIEPHFMAGYSGGRKLICPGLAALETVKVWHSPAFLEHPRAESGSLLGNPVHEENTWIALQAGCDFIVNVVIDAQRRPLKFVAGDMLAAFEEGVAFCSQVVRDYLAEPVDIVVTSGAGYPLDTTFYQAVKGMNAALSIIKPGGTIILCASMSEGIGSPPFQRLFRENDTLEGFMHRITHEGYFVMDQWQLEELAKVRRKARVKVITDGLSAEVLHGLFVESAPSIEQAVADSLAEYGPAAKVAVIPKGPYVLAQLA